One window of Nocardia nova SH22a genomic DNA carries:
- a CDS encoding WXG100 family type VII secretion target, which translates to MGSQFSVDLDHLDQVVSRLSGLAGFIADHLTDIEQRVAALQGTGWEGVAVRAYDDAHREWIRGAQEFVDGVREMSDAAKDAHSSYSYALDLNWRMFENGQ; encoded by the coding sequence ATGGGTTCGCAATTCTCGGTCGATCTCGATCACCTCGACCAGGTCGTCTCCCGCCTGTCCGGGCTCGCCGGGTTCATCGCCGACCACCTCACCGACATCGAACAACGCGTTGCAGCCCTGCAAGGTACCGGCTGGGAAGGCGTCGCCGTTCGCGCCTACGACGATGCCCACCGCGAATGGATACGCGGCGCACAAGAATTCGTCGACGGAGTCCGCGAGATGAGTGACGCGGCCAAGGACGCACACAGCAGCTACTCGTACGCTTTGGACCTCAATTGGCGCATGTTCGAAAACGGCCAGTGA
- a CDS encoding WXG100 family type VII secretion target, which translates to MSEGWGNVPGPGRAFSVVPDQVRDVGTYIYGLADTLSGALDSAAKDVAELLNGSWTGDYADEFSEGWDEVHDGGRQIFAALTTMAEKLGVTADTFATVDQESADALGIPKLDWSS; encoded by the coding sequence ATGAGCGAGGGTTGGGGGAACGTTCCAGGTCCTGGCCGGGCGTTTTCGGTAGTTCCGGATCAGGTACGTGACGTCGGGACCTATATCTACGGTCTGGCCGATACTCTTTCCGGCGCTTTGGATTCCGCTGCAAAGGATGTCGCCGAACTATTGAACGGCAGCTGGACCGGGGACTACGCCGACGAATTCTCCGAAGGCTGGGACGAGGTCCACGACGGCGGTCGGCAGATCTTCGCGGCCCTGACCACCATGGCCGAAAAACTCGGCGTCACCGCCGACACGTTCGCCACCGTCGACCAGGAAAGCGCCGACGCACTCGGCATCCCGAAACTCGACTGGTCGTCGTAG
- a CDS encoding DEAD/DEAH box helicase translates to MTTIGGHWATLSTEWSRVLGGEDERRGTIVEFWQAVEMFSPQRVDQPDRQQRVFQVEADEPLPWDPDHELARLALRPHLAWRHIVYVGIYRLDEVFEVLSQRFDPDPDSYDERPGGESAVAAFLIDENGCAVPGSDVLSSCAWATGRAGGDEPEPKWIADFQDASLEFTRLWQKVITAERTGVPVDDSARPVLRVFDRAVLDECLTAAIQAAGISGVLPAAGIRVRSQIVARRTANEVNGLDFLNSFIMDDLVRVGGHVTRGDAGAALRDYLCPEDRISTGDRIDVRERIDTVPELTSPAAVPAGRWPSDPGHALALSQQLAVNTALGMGDTGIVGVNGPPGTGKTTMLRDIISALVVERAARLAALPDPGAAFTGERMRWKIGDYTRVVSVLRPELTGFEVVVASSNNGAVQNVTDEIPASDAIGADWEGAAAEVNYFPEIATALLAPDPAERSLEATPAATIDGWALMAARLGNKANRGRFVDAFWYHTPESAEDQQDWAGLLPILKSWEAEASKQTWAEAVAAFRAVETRVETIRRSRSAVYAQVTRRREVKQQLETTTGDLAAAAATLETARGERDSALRTASECVREAERLARVQQAADEQVARQRRAAAEQAVRDSRAEVERIVDGRRVRAEESVRRWGTELDRRAATRDEHRALRPGWWKMLWSLGTAGREWKQRDSSLAAQVQQASQAVVQAQAEWEAVQCDLAIARSAVSTAQHELTAATRALSAGIPLPSVAYEPLAIANRTLEHAEREVTAAAQALSRVERRFQTEREELIALSAALADNAGLGTYFPDDTWWTDRVRRESAAPWTDPEWNTARSELLLAALALHRSFLRQMPTRMRQNLQAAMDIVGGGAPRDLSAEAAQAAWQSLFLVVPVVSTTFASYGRLFGHLEREALGWLLIDEAGQATPQNAVGALWRTRRAVVVGDPLQLEPVTTLPFRTEDALRTDFGVDPQWNPSGTSVQRIADRLTPLGTSLPDDEGTTWVGVPLTVHRRCDAPMFDIVNTIAYDGLMINGTGTAARERFDATYPSLPESKWIDLVGASAHGHWIPDEGRQLDRILRTLHDLGIAMSEVMVISPFRDAAREIGRRAGGRPGLTAGTIHTAQGKQADVVILVLGGDPARPGARRWAASKPNLLNVAVSRAKRRLYVIGDHGSWSRERYFRTLARHLPQAEPVR, encoded by the coding sequence GTGACTACCATCGGTGGCCACTGGGCGACCTTGTCGACGGAGTGGAGTCGGGTGTTGGGTGGGGAAGACGAGCGGCGCGGCACGATCGTCGAGTTCTGGCAGGCCGTGGAGATGTTCAGTCCGCAACGGGTGGACCAGCCCGATCGGCAGCAACGGGTCTTCCAGGTGGAAGCCGACGAACCATTGCCGTGGGATCCGGACCATGAACTGGCCCGCCTCGCCTTGCGCCCTCACCTGGCATGGCGTCACATCGTGTATGTGGGGATCTACCGTCTCGACGAAGTCTTCGAGGTGTTGTCGCAGCGTTTCGATCCCGATCCCGACAGCTACGACGAGCGGCCGGGTGGTGAGAGTGCCGTCGCCGCTTTCCTGATAGACGAAAATGGTTGCGCCGTACCGGGTTCGGATGTGCTGTCCAGCTGTGCCTGGGCGACCGGCCGCGCTGGTGGCGATGAGCCCGAACCGAAATGGATCGCAGATTTCCAGGACGCATCCCTCGAGTTCACTCGGCTCTGGCAGAAGGTGATCACCGCGGAGCGCACCGGCGTGCCCGTCGATGATTCAGCACGGCCGGTCCTGCGGGTATTCGACCGGGCCGTTCTCGACGAATGTCTCACCGCGGCGATCCAGGCGGCCGGGATCAGTGGAGTGCTGCCGGCGGCCGGTATTCGGGTCCGTAGTCAGATCGTGGCTCGGCGTACGGCGAACGAGGTGAACGGCCTCGATTTCCTGAACAGTTTCATCATGGACGATCTGGTCCGGGTCGGCGGCCACGTCACCCGGGGAGATGCCGGCGCGGCCCTGCGTGACTACCTGTGCCCGGAGGATCGGATATCGACCGGCGACCGAATCGATGTTCGAGAGCGGATCGACACCGTGCCGGAGCTGACCTCCCCGGCTGCGGTCCCGGCGGGTCGGTGGCCGAGCGATCCCGGCCATGCGCTCGCCCTGTCTCAACAGCTGGCCGTCAACACCGCGTTGGGGATGGGTGATACCGGCATCGTGGGTGTCAACGGCCCGCCCGGAACGGGGAAGACCACCATGTTGCGTGACATCATCAGCGCGCTTGTGGTGGAACGTGCCGCGCGGCTGGCGGCATTGCCGGATCCGGGTGCCGCATTCACCGGTGAGCGGATGCGCTGGAAGATCGGCGACTACACCCGTGTCGTCAGTGTGCTGAGGCCGGAGCTGACCGGGTTCGAGGTCGTTGTGGCTTCCTCGAACAACGGTGCAGTACAGAACGTGACCGATGAGATTCCCGCATCCGATGCGATCGGTGCCGACTGGGAGGGCGCGGCCGCTGAGGTGAACTACTTTCCCGAGATAGCTACCGCCCTGTTGGCGCCGGATCCGGCTGAACGGTCGTTGGAGGCAACCCCAGCTGCCACGATCGACGGCTGGGCACTGATGGCGGCGCGGCTCGGAAACAAGGCCAATCGCGGACGTTTCGTCGATGCGTTCTGGTACCACACCCCGGAATCCGCTGAGGACCAACAGGATTGGGCCGGCCTGCTGCCGATCCTCAAGTCCTGGGAAGCGGAGGCGTCGAAGCAGACCTGGGCGGAGGCGGTGGCGGCATTCCGAGCCGTCGAGACACGGGTCGAGACCATCCGCCGCTCTCGGTCTGCCGTCTATGCGCAGGTGACCAGGCGCAGGGAAGTGAAGCAGCAGCTCGAGACGACCACGGGGGACCTCGCGGCGGCTGCGGCGACCCTGGAGACCGCTCGCGGAGAACGTGATTCAGCGTTGCGAACCGCGAGTGAATGCGTCCGGGAAGCCGAACGGCTCGCTCGTGTTCAACAAGCTGCTGACGAGCAGGTCGCGCGGCAGCGCCGCGCCGCTGCGGAGCAAGCCGTCCGTGACAGCCGGGCGGAGGTCGAACGGATCGTCGACGGTCGCCGTGTCCGCGCCGAGGAATCAGTGCGGCGATGGGGAACGGAACTCGATCGGCGGGCCGCAACCCGGGACGAACACCGTGCGCTGCGGCCGGGGTGGTGGAAGATGTTGTGGTCCTTGGGGACCGCCGGTCGCGAGTGGAAACAGCGAGACTCATCGTTGGCCGCCCAGGTGCAACAGGCATCGCAGGCGGTGGTACAGGCACAGGCCGAATGGGAAGCGGTGCAGTGTGATCTCGCCATCGCCCGGTCGGCGGTTTCGACCGCCCAGCACGAGTTGACCGCGGCAACTCGTGCCCTGAGTGCCGGCATACCGCTTCCCTCGGTGGCCTATGAGCCGCTGGCCATCGCGAACCGAACCCTCGAACATGCCGAGCGCGAAGTCACCGCGGCAGCACAGGCATTGAGCCGGGTCGAACGACGCTTTCAAACGGAGCGAGAAGAACTGATAGCTCTGAGCGCGGCACTCGCCGACAATGCCGGACTGGGGACCTACTTCCCGGACGACACCTGGTGGACCGACCGGGTCCGCCGGGAATCGGCCGCCCCCTGGACCGATCCCGAATGGAATACCGCACGTAGTGAACTGTTGCTGGCGGCCTTGGCGCTGCATCGATCGTTCCTGCGGCAGATGCCCACCCGAATGCGCCAGAATCTGCAGGCCGCCATGGACATAGTCGGTGGTGGGGCGCCCCGCGACCTTTCGGCCGAGGCGGCGCAAGCGGCCTGGCAGAGTCTGTTCCTGGTGGTTCCGGTCGTTTCCACCACCTTCGCTTCTTACGGTCGGTTGTTCGGTCACCTGGAGCGAGAGGCTCTCGGCTGGTTGCTCATCGACGAAGCGGGACAGGCGACTCCGCAGAACGCGGTAGGTGCGCTGTGGCGGACCCGGCGGGCCGTTGTCGTTGGAGACCCCTTGCAGTTGGAACCGGTGACTACGCTCCCGTTCCGCACCGAGGATGCCCTTCGCACCGACTTCGGGGTAGACCCGCAGTGGAATCCCAGCGGGACGTCGGTGCAGCGCATCGCCGACCGGCTCACCCCACTGGGGACGTCGCTGCCGGATGACGAAGGGACGACGTGGGTGGGGGTTCCGCTCACCGTGCACCGGCGCTGCGATGCCCCGATGTTCGATATCGTCAACACGATCGCCTACGACGGCCTGATGATCAATGGCACCGGCACCGCTGCTCGTGAACGCTTCGACGCGACCTACCCGAGTCTTCCCGAATCCAAGTGGATCGACCTGGTCGGCGCCAGCGCACACGGGCACTGGATACCCGACGAGGGGCGGCAACTGGACCGGATTCTGCGGACACTCCATGATCTCGGCATCGCCATGTCGGAGGTCATGGTCATCAGCCCGTTCCGCGACGCCGCCCGCGAAATCGGCCGACGTGCCGGGGGCCGTCCCGGCCTGACCGCGGGCACGATCCATACCGCCCAGGGAAAGCAAGCCGACGTGGTGATCCTGGTTCTCGGCGGCGATCCGGCCCGTCCCGGCGCTCGGCGGTGGGCGGCGAGCAAACCCAATCTGCTCAATGTCGCAGTGAGCCGGGCGAAACGGCGGCTCTACGTGATCGGCGATCATGGGTCTTGGTCGCGCGAACGGTACTTCCGAACGTTGGCCAGGCATCTTCCACAGGCCGAGCCGGTGCGATGA
- a CDS encoding SNF2-related protein — MIEKRITQAMLEVGDLALTERECFALALPEHSTTLTIELEGEEFGAQWNGRSRHLGGDLLAERLQDYGQDGGLLRLRAVGSVYRLVLLPQGTPAQISVSAAPPTPAKSSLQTRLDRKKTVDRQFHADSEYDWTSAQGKTVGFLEEARNLLGEQLEAAGFDPSELFELRLQGEELATLDDFEELLAVDVANVDRMPHQEAVARHALSRLRGRAILADEVGLGKTIEAGLAVKELTLRGLAKRVLILCPAPLREQWCEEMKTKFYLSFDIARRGVEVKQQDKLILSLTLGRNAIAQLTEQPWDIVIIDEAHRAAGSGAKKTRELITALTTACRYALFLTATPVQNDLLELYRLVELLRPGTFQSVHEFRRQYMTSWDARTPYDPAGLRRLISSAMIRTTRAQAGVDRVVRRAVDVPVDLGPRERELYALSANLLRSVMRAPDDAMRRRSLALRLTASPFSMGTTAFRIAERHSDDRVREVLTEIGHLAMDIRTSAREDKALEIIRDWLQKHGRVLIFTQHTDTVTGLLRRMEAEGLPARAFHGSMSPTERSATVAAFRSGDSPVMISTDAGAEGQNLQFCNCVLNYDLPWNPMRIEQRIGRVDRLTQPRDEVFIANLYARGTVDENVYRLLAEKLRMFELLFGQVTTILGELDDSNSKSFESRVLEAFFADDDTKMQQLLSKLGTELVDARESASTLIAADSGLSDWMTSAFEHRKDIDAATSVELMPEVSERTRMRQRRVQTWVRQVLSALDTTILHDTGSGDGAFMTVRFDDEFTQELGGRTILHLAFDRLGLEHHADAELCAVGSPVFDELLGLLRMRGDLYATVPVIPADAGPTPFQHAPGTCLVRRRLVPSGSWSGNATFRAAIGEAETTEHIITAEINGHNQIRLPRRPLLDGESLPAVFDKPEEVVKKFEHAALAQLEGLRRDRSTRIEEEQAREFDRIRSGYQSQISEAPYDDKERLRRALESEEKRLTRRPDVRARAKALSIMLDEDDWLVEETWSGSAGAEAVLTYEWGLAVAPPVQSASTGAPITVLAVCAGAHWANESETTGCPSCLRDLCSACDDGVFADCPACGTAVCGTCRRDPDGLCPRCSAPERAPELDTPHAIAWLLNNETTLLVGERFAELTRCGDDKSVVLVCDDDVNDPGRARMRSYAAHNDLPPDCGVTIRDLTLRAESDDAARLRIDGAITVNIELSMSDTPGSDIDVDASEFVPEYEPVTATAESDRKLEQLLRVLRNEVSPPAPPRVVVTKQATFTDVYLESDCLVEEVHVADDDGALNLVDRQHAMLEWPTPTPYDATVARAQLANRELLLDRINEAVLISSQIDGAEHAQWIAHPESTTANDQVVWFKLLRTLGEPGGRIGRRRLDPALLTENFPSPTACELVERTIQPTAEVAEIETGDDVVPAGEDSVQALQTPPASEELEFSPVPELLADALLTATSRPFTHVVRHGFEVVEVWRGHGTATHTYSTFDGRPSLPAVGNSEIRESDFGVCRDGHFYSVGSEARCESCDSWACPACDSEARLAAIPCPDCSAYVCRRCVLDNHDVPSQHCLLCNDKPCSGCGRNPRVQACPLCERDICRSCRAGDLCPACAHLAPATEAELADLPSELAAAGAVVLVGHDADATSALMHRGGDAIEHALVRKRSVPRWVVFGRSELDTRYRIRLAASRTLRAQVHPVITPLLPEKPLAEPHLLVHSERSYHASWTVAELGVSGRSTPRADTEQDLVDVVNNEFYSVTEPMAVLIPAPVALESFADVAIPSPLDLVMAWHRKGRDVAVVADGVCVREIEDSEFDDSIARWSSSDLPEWVSREWEPDPTVHMYATSGNVAAAVVGIASMLALGVRLGEQAAWFTLRTSTRAPAATILSRSMGLGDTDIVDAFTDPNHLRLSTVHNATDGSLSIRPIGSITDGDVLQDLTFQAFRALEPTVRVRVPRLEAIDRDLSELLGNQVEVSRSVLEIGLHIDEVVRVDGRSVHRFEKFLAPTETDARRFDDATGMVLDSGYVDREGHFSAGYTQCRYCTETVCPVCVDGFRQCGACEMWLCRRCAREPHPGLHLCPACVTLRRPSRREARDHGRLVSTDRMLIGIDMQHTVVVERKGTSWVRRWRNGSQAEIGNPVVTGYMDQRLERTDST; from the coding sequence TCCTCCAACGCCCGCGAAATCGAGCCTGCAGACACGGCTGGATCGGAAGAAGACCGTAGATCGTCAGTTCCACGCCGACTCCGAATACGACTGGACATCCGCGCAGGGGAAGACCGTTGGATTCCTCGAGGAAGCCCGCAATCTGTTGGGCGAGCAACTCGAGGCGGCCGGATTCGACCCCTCCGAATTGTTCGAACTTCGCCTGCAGGGCGAGGAGTTGGCGACGCTGGACGACTTCGAGGAGTTACTCGCGGTCGATGTGGCGAATGTCGACCGAATGCCGCACCAGGAGGCCGTGGCTCGGCATGCATTGTCGCGCTTGCGGGGACGGGCGATTCTTGCCGATGAGGTCGGTCTCGGCAAGACGATCGAGGCGGGGCTCGCGGTAAAAGAGCTAACCCTTCGCGGTCTGGCGAAGCGGGTTCTGATCCTTTGCCCTGCACCGCTTCGCGAGCAGTGGTGCGAAGAGATGAAGACCAAGTTCTATCTCAGCTTCGACATTGCACGTCGAGGTGTCGAGGTGAAGCAGCAGGACAAGCTGATCTTGAGTCTCACGCTCGGTCGCAATGCAATCGCACAGCTCACCGAGCAGCCCTGGGACATCGTGATCATCGACGAAGCTCATCGGGCGGCAGGTTCAGGAGCCAAGAAGACACGCGAACTGATCACAGCTCTGACCACGGCGTGCCGGTATGCGCTGTTCCTCACGGCAACCCCGGTTCAGAACGATCTGCTCGAGCTTTATCGCTTGGTGGAACTTCTGCGCCCCGGCACTTTCCAGTCTGTCCACGAGTTCAGGCGCCAGTACATGACGTCGTGGGATGCTCGCACACCCTACGACCCGGCTGGCCTTCGGCGACTGATCAGTAGCGCGATGATCCGCACGACGCGCGCTCAGGCGGGTGTCGACCGTGTTGTCCGTCGAGCGGTCGATGTTCCCGTCGACCTCGGACCGCGAGAACGCGAACTCTACGCCCTCAGCGCCAATCTGCTGCGCAGCGTGATGCGTGCTCCAGATGACGCGATGCGACGACGCAGTCTTGCGCTTCGGTTGACCGCCAGCCCATTCTCGATGGGAACCACCGCATTTCGCATTGCGGAGCGGCACTCGGATGACCGAGTTCGCGAGGTGTTGACCGAAATAGGTCACCTAGCAATGGATATTCGAACCTCCGCGCGCGAGGACAAGGCACTCGAAATCATCCGCGATTGGCTGCAGAAACACGGTCGAGTTCTGATATTCACGCAGCACACGGATACCGTCACCGGCCTGCTTCGACGAATGGAAGCCGAAGGCCTGCCGGCCCGGGCATTTCACGGGTCGATGTCCCCAACCGAACGCTCCGCGACGGTTGCGGCATTCCGTTCTGGTGACTCGCCCGTCATGATTTCCACCGATGCGGGCGCCGAAGGACAGAACCTCCAGTTCTGCAACTGCGTCCTCAATTACGATCTGCCGTGGAATCCGATGCGCATCGAACAGCGGATCGGTCGTGTCGACCGCCTGACGCAGCCGCGCGACGAAGTGTTCATCGCGAATCTCTATGCTCGTGGGACGGTCGACGAGAACGTGTACCGCCTGCTTGCAGAGAAGCTGCGCATGTTCGAACTCCTCTTCGGCCAAGTCACCACGATTCTCGGCGAGCTCGACGATTCGAATTCGAAAAGCTTCGAATCACGTGTCCTCGAAGCATTTTTCGCCGATGACGACACGAAGATGCAACAACTGCTGTCGAAGCTCGGGACCGAGCTCGTGGATGCTCGTGAGAGCGCATCCACACTCATCGCCGCGGACAGTGGCCTGAGTGACTGGATGACATCGGCTTTCGAACATCGCAAGGACATCGACGCAGCCACGAGTGTCGAGCTCATGCCGGAAGTCTCCGAGCGGACACGCATGCGCCAACGTCGCGTGCAGACCTGGGTACGACAGGTTCTCAGCGCTCTGGACACGACGATCTTGCACGACACCGGCAGCGGCGATGGCGCATTCATGACCGTGCGGTTCGACGATGAGTTCACCCAGGAGCTCGGCGGTCGGACCATCCTGCACCTGGCTTTCGACAGGCTCGGCCTCGAGCACCATGCCGATGCGGAGCTTTGCGCAGTCGGATCACCGGTGTTCGATGAGCTACTCGGACTGCTGCGGATGCGCGGCGATCTCTACGCGACCGTCCCCGTTATCCCTGCCGACGCTGGACCGACGCCATTCCAGCATGCCCCGGGGACCTGCCTCGTGCGCCGCCGGCTTGTTCCCTCCGGATCGTGGAGTGGCAACGCGACATTCCGTGCCGCGATCGGCGAGGCGGAAACAACCGAGCACATCATCACTGCTGAGATCAACGGCCACAACCAAATTCGGCTCCCGAGGCGTCCACTGCTCGACGGCGAATCGCTTCCCGCCGTGTTCGACAAGCCAGAAGAAGTCGTCAAGAAGTTCGAGCACGCAGCACTTGCCCAACTGGAAGGGCTCCGGCGCGACCGGTCGACCCGAATCGAGGAGGAACAGGCGCGCGAGTTCGATCGAATTCGGTCGGGCTATCAATCTCAGATCTCCGAGGCACCATATGACGACAAAGAAAGACTGCGGCGCGCACTGGAGTCCGAAGAAAAGAGACTGACCCGACGTCCGGACGTACGAGCCCGGGCAAAGGCTCTGTCGATCATGCTCGACGAAGATGACTGGTTGGTCGAAGAAACCTGGTCCGGCTCCGCCGGCGCCGAGGCCGTTCTGACCTACGAGTGGGGTCTGGCAGTGGCTCCCCCGGTCCAAAGCGCATCAACAGGAGCGCCGATCACCGTCCTGGCAGTGTGCGCAGGCGCTCATTGGGCGAACGAAAGCGAGACAACCGGGTGCCCCTCTTGTCTCCGCGATCTCTGTAGTGCATGCGACGACGGAGTCTTCGCGGATTGCCCGGCGTGCGGTACCGCAGTCTGCGGTACCTGCCGACGTGACCCGGACGGGTTGTGTCCCAGGTGCTCCGCTCCTGAGCGTGCTCCGGAGTTGGACACCCCCCACGCAATCGCCTGGCTGCTCAACAACGAAACGACACTGCTCGTGGGAGAACGCTTCGCTGAGCTGACCCGATGTGGAGACGACAAGTCCGTCGTCCTCGTCTGCGATGACGATGTCAACGACCCGGGTCGGGCTCGAATGCGTTCGTACGCAGCCCATAACGACCTTCCACCGGACTGCGGGGTCACCATTCGTGACCTGACACTGCGCGCCGAGTCCGACGATGCCGCCCGACTCCGGATCGACGGCGCGATCACGGTGAACATCGAACTGTCGATGTCGGACACCCCGGGTTCGGATATCGACGTGGATGCGAGCGAATTTGTCCCGGAGTACGAACCCGTAACCGCTACCGCAGAGAGCGACAGAAAGCTCGAGCAACTGCTTCGGGTGTTGCGCAACGAGGTTTCTCCACCGGCGCCTCCTAGGGTCGTCGTGACCAAACAGGCGACGTTCACCGACGTCTATCTCGAGTCGGACTGTCTGGTCGAAGAAGTCCACGTGGCCGATGACGATGGCGCGTTGAATCTCGTCGACCGCCAGCACGCGATGCTCGAATGGCCGACTCCCACACCGTATGACGCGACAGTCGCCAGAGCCCAGCTCGCGAACCGAGAACTCCTCCTCGACCGCATCAACGAGGCCGTGCTGATCAGTTCGCAGATCGATGGTGCGGAGCATGCGCAATGGATCGCGCACCCGGAATCTACGACCGCCAACGATCAGGTCGTATGGTTCAAGCTATTGAGAACCCTCGGCGAGCCGGGAGGCAGGATCGGCCGCAGGAGGCTCGATCCTGCCTTGCTCACCGAGAACTTTCCATCGCCCACAGCATGCGAACTCGTCGAGCGCACGATCCAGCCGACGGCCGAAGTAGCAGAAATCGAAACCGGCGACGATGTCGTGCCGGCGGGCGAAGACTCTGTTCAGGCATTGCAAACACCGCCTGCCAGCGAAGAGCTCGAGTTCTCCCCAGTTCCGGAACTGCTTGCCGATGCCCTGTTGACTGCGACATCTCGACCGTTCACCCATGTCGTGCGTCACGGATTCGAAGTAGTCGAAGTGTGGCGAGGCCACGGCACCGCGACGCACACATATTCGACCTTCGACGGACGCCCAAGTCTGCCCGCTGTCGGGAACTCCGAAATCCGAGAGTCGGACTTCGGGGTCTGCCGAGATGGACACTTCTACAGTGTCGGTTCCGAGGCCCGCTGCGAGTCGTGCGATAGCTGGGCGTGCCCGGCATGCGATTCGGAAGCCCGCCTGGCGGCAATCCCCTGCCCAGACTGCTCGGCGTACGTATGTCGTCGCTGCGTTCTGGACAATCACGACGTTCCATCACAACATTGCCTGCTGTGCAACGACAAACCGTGCTCGGGGTGTGGCCGGAACCCAAGGGTGCAAGCCTGCCCTCTTTGTGAACGCGATATATGCCGATCCTGCCGGGCCGGCGATTTGTGTCCGGCGTGCGCTCACTTGGCTCCAGCAACCGAGGCGGAGTTGGCTGATCTCCCCTCGGAGTTGGCCGCCGCCGGGGCAGTGGTCCTCGTTGGTCACGATGCCGATGCCACCTCGGCGCTCATGCACCGCGGCGGTGACGCGATCGAACACGCACTGGTCCGGAAGAGGTCGGTACCGCGGTGGGTTGTGTTCGGCCGCAGCGAGTTGGACACCCGATATCGGATTCGCCTGGCAGCGAGCCGGACGCTGCGAGCGCAGGTTCACCCTGTCATCACGCCCTTGCTTCCGGAGAAGCCGCTCGCAGAACCTCATCTGCTCGTCCACTCCGAGAGGTCCTATCACGCGAGCTGGACAGTCGCCGAGCTCGGTGTGTCAGGTCGTTCGACCCCGCGGGCGGACACCGAACAAGACCTGGTCGATGTCGTCAACAACGAGTTCTATTCGGTCACCGAGCCGATGGCCGTTCTCATCCCTGCGCCGGTCGCACTGGAATCGTTTGCGGATGTTGCGATTCCGTCGCCACTCGACCTGGTCATGGCTTGGCATCGGAAGGGGCGAGATGTAGCCGTCGTCGCCGACGGAGTGTGCGTTCGAGAGATTGAAGATTCCGAATTCGACGACTCCATTGCCCGATGGTCCTCATCGGATCTGCCCGAGTGGGTCTCGCGCGAATGGGAACCCGACCCGACAGTGCACATGTATGCGACGAGCGGCAACGTCGCGGCCGCAGTCGTCGGCATCGCGTCCATGCTCGCTTTGGGTGTCCGTCTCGGCGAACAAGCGGCTTGGTTCACGCTGCGGACTTCGACGCGGGCACCGGCGGCGACAATTCTTTCGCGGTCGATGGGGCTGGGCGATACCGACATAGTCGACGCTTTCACGGATCCGAATCACCTACGCCTCTCCACCGTGCACAATGCGACAGACGGGTCCCTGTCAATACGTCCCATTGGGTCGATTACGGACGGGGATGTATTGCAAGACTTAACCTTTCAAGCCTTCCGCGCACTAGAACCAACCGTGAGAGTTCGCGTTCCTCGACTCGAAGCCATCGACCGCGATCTCAGCGAACTACTGGGAAACCAAGTCGAGGTCTCACGGTCGGTACTCGAGATCGGGTTGCACATCGATGAAGTCGTCAGAGTCGACGGCCGCTCCGTTCACCGGTTCGAGAAATTCCTAGCACCGACCGAGACCGATGCCCGACGCTTCGATGACGCCACGGGGATGGTTTTGGATTCCGGATATGTCGACCGCGAAGGCCATTTCAGTGCCGGTTACACACAGTGCCGCTACTGCACGGAGACGGTCTGCCCCGTCTGCGTCGACGGGTTCCGGCAGTGCGGCGCATGCGAAATGTGGCTATGCCGCCGCTGCGCCCGCGAACCGCACCCGGGTCTGCACCTGTGTCCCGCATGTGTGACCCTGCGCCGTCCGTCTCGACGAGAAGCCCGCGATCATGGACGACTCGTCTCCACGGACCGGATGCTCATCGGCATCGACATGCAACACACCGTCGTGGTTGAGCGAAAAGGAACCAGCTGGGTTCGGCGATGGCGGAACGGATCACAGGCCGAGATAGGCAATCCTGTGGTCACCGGGTATATGGACCAGAGACTGGAGCGGACGGATTCGACCTGA